The proteins below come from a single Dinghuibacter silviterrae genomic window:
- a CDS encoding GumC family protein, giving the protein MRTFRRPNRQDEDENVFVQILFKYLPYWPLFVASIVVCGIVAKIYLRYATPIYEVKASFLVKDEKKGVDDQNLMEQLDLFGSKKFVENEIEVIQSRVLMREVVRNLSLYAPVTYEGKIKSVSGYIFSPVIIQVPNPDSLVERKKEYFSYDSADKKVILHGKRYPLNEWVYDSIGVLRFIPNPNYVAPVEKKPLFFSLISVKSTAEGVLHNLTASQATKLSSVIDLTYKDPVPTRGEIILNNLIDVYQKAAIYDKNALAANTLKFINERLGLVTGELDSVERGIERYKARTGIVDLSAQGEAYLESVGDNDQKLSQVNVQLAVMDQIEQYIKSKSNEPGLVPSTFGVDDPVLAALLQQLYALEAQYAGLRKTTAENNPMLLTLQSQIDRMKPNILENIQNQRTNLLSAKTALEGTSSKYASILQGLPAKERGLLSISRTQTIENGIYSFLLQKREETALSYNSAVSDTRIIDDAEASGAPVSPKSMIIYAFALIVGLGLGVVYVAIREVFNQNIIFRKEIESMTTVPVVAEVIYDGSHQHFAAADGGRSVVAEQFRQLRTTLTYLGINSKKKRILVTSSISGEGKSYVSSNLAHALAMSDKKVVLLELDLRRPAVSKAFGISREVGITNYLIGQKEGDEIIKSTSVHKNLFLIPSGPIPPNPSELISGERVAALLDYLDTIFDYIIIDSPPINPVTDSYLIAPLCHANLYVVRHAVTPKSSIKVLDANIRLHGLKNMGIIFNGIKSRGLGRYGYAYGYGYSYNYGYGENGQGKKKKRKKVNNVN; this is encoded by the coding sequence ATGCGCACTTTCCGCCGCCCCAACAGGCAAGACGAGGACGAAAATGTTTTTGTCCAGATTTTGTTCAAGTACCTGCCCTATTGGCCCCTTTTCGTGGCTTCCATCGTCGTGTGTGGGATCGTCGCCAAAATATACCTCCGGTACGCGACCCCGATCTACGAAGTCAAGGCGTCTTTCCTCGTCAAGGATGAGAAAAAGGGGGTCGACGACCAGAACCTGATGGAGCAACTGGACCTTTTTGGATCGAAGAAGTTTGTCGAGAACGAAATCGAGGTGATCCAGTCCCGGGTACTGATGCGGGAAGTGGTCCGGAACCTGTCCCTGTACGCCCCGGTGACCTACGAGGGGAAGATCAAGTCGGTGTCGGGATATATCTTTTCGCCGGTGATCATCCAGGTGCCCAACCCGGATTCGCTGGTGGAACGGAAGAAGGAATACTTTAGCTACGACAGCGCGGACAAAAAGGTCATCTTACACGGGAAGCGCTACCCGTTGAATGAATGGGTCTACGACAGCATCGGTGTCCTGCGCTTCATCCCCAACCCCAACTACGTGGCGCCGGTGGAGAAAAAGCCCTTGTTTTTTTCCCTGATCAGCGTAAAGTCAACGGCCGAAGGGGTCCTCCATAACCTGACGGCCAGCCAGGCCACCAAGTTGTCCTCGGTCATCGACCTGACTTACAAGGACCCGGTACCCACGCGGGGCGAGATCATCCTGAACAACCTCATCGACGTCTACCAGAAGGCGGCCATCTACGACAAAAATGCGCTGGCGGCCAATACCCTGAAATTCATCAACGAGCGGCTGGGCCTGGTGACGGGCGAGCTGGACTCCGTAGAGCGCGGGATCGAGCGGTACAAGGCCCGGACGGGCATCGTCGACCTGAGCGCGCAGGGAGAAGCCTACCTGGAAAGCGTGGGGGACAACGACCAGAAACTAAGCCAGGTCAACGTACAACTGGCAGTCATGGACCAGATCGAGCAGTACATCAAGTCCAAGTCCAACGAACCCGGGCTCGTGCCCTCCACCTTTGGGGTCGACGACCCGGTACTGGCGGCGCTCCTGCAACAACTCTACGCCCTGGAAGCGCAGTACGCCGGTCTCCGGAAAACGACGGCGGAGAACAACCCGATGCTCCTGACGCTGCAAAGCCAGATCGACCGGATGAAACCCAACATCCTCGAAAACATCCAGAACCAGCGCACCAACCTGCTCTCCGCCAAAACCGCCCTGGAAGGCACAAGCAGCAAATACGCCTCGATCCTGCAGGGCCTCCCCGCCAAGGAACGCGGGCTGCTCAGCATCAGCAGAACGCAGACGATCGAAAACGGCATCTATTCTTTCCTGCTGCAGAAAAGGGAGGAAACGGCCCTGTCCTATAATTCCGCGGTCTCCGACACCCGCATCATCGACGACGCGGAAGCCAGCGGCGCGCCGGTCAGCCCGAAGAGCATGATCATTTATGCTTTTGCGTTGATCGTAGGGCTGGGGCTGGGTGTGGTGTACGTCGCCATCCGCGAGGTCTTTAACCAAAATATCATCTTCCGCAAGGAAATCGAGTCCATGACCACCGTCCCCGTCGTGGCCGAGGTCATCTATGATGGGTCCCACCAGCACTTTGCCGCTGCGGACGGCGGCCGGAGCGTCGTGGCGGAACAGTTCCGGCAGCTCCGGACCACCCTCACCTACCTGGGGATCAACAGCAAGAAAAAACGCATCCTCGTGACATCGAGCATCAGCGGTGAAGGCAAGAGCTATGTCTCGTCCAACCTCGCCCATGCGCTCGCGATGTCGGACAAAAAGGTCGTGCTCCTGGAGCTGGACCTGAGAAGACCCGCGGTCTCCAAGGCGTTTGGGATTTCGCGGGAAGTGGGGATCACCAACTACCTGATCGGGCAGAAGGAAGGGGACGAGATCATCAAAAGCACCAGCGTGCACAAGAACCTCTTTTTGATTCCGTCCGGGCCCATACCGCCCAACCCCTCCGAGCTGATCTCGGGTGAGCGCGTCGCGGCCCTGTTGGACTACCTCGACACGATCTTTGACTACATCATTATCGACTCCCCCCCCATCAACCCCGTTACGGACAGCTACCTGATCGCCCCGCTTTGCCACGCGAACCTGTACGTCGTCCGGCACGCCGTCACGCCGAAGTCCAGCATCAAGGTGCTCGACGCCAACATCCGGTTGCACGGTTTGAAGAACATGGGCATCATCTTTAACGGGATCAAGAGCCGGGGGCTGGGCAGGTACGGATACGCTTACGGCTACGGGTATTCGTACAACTATGGATACGGCGAAAACGGCCAGGGCAAGAAGAAAAAACGCAAGAAAGTCAACAACGTAAACTGA
- a CDS encoding polysaccharide biosynthesis/export family protein, with translation MVSSCADTRKSVYFNGIRDTVFTNAATAPAQVIQSNDLLSITVTSLSAEATAIFNGGNTPLQANPAMTGISSQIATNGGIMPSGTNTQMTGYLVNQQDSIKFPVLGSIKAGGLTKEQLEQELTHLLEDQKLLTAPIVTVRFLNFRVTVLGEVLRPSTINVTSERISILEALGLAGDLTVYAKRDNVLLIREENGAKIVRRLNLNSPDILTSPYYYLKTNDVIYVEPNKAKIASAGRSQQLLPIFLSALSLLAIIVSYFVFNHK, from the coding sequence TTGGTTTCCTCTTGCGCAGATACACGCAAATCCGTCTACTTTAACGGTATCCGGGATACCGTCTTTACCAATGCGGCCACGGCGCCGGCCCAGGTCATCCAAAGCAACGACCTGCTGAGCATCACGGTCACCAGCCTGAGCGCCGAAGCCACGGCCATCTTTAACGGGGGCAACACGCCCCTGCAGGCAAACCCGGCCATGACCGGGATCAGCAGCCAGATCGCTACCAACGGGGGAATCATGCCCTCGGGGACCAACACCCAGATGACGGGGTACCTGGTCAACCAGCAGGATTCCATCAAGTTCCCCGTGCTGGGCAGCATCAAGGCCGGGGGGCTGACCAAGGAACAACTGGAACAGGAGCTCACCCACCTGCTCGAAGACCAGAAGCTGCTGACGGCGCCCATCGTGACCGTCCGCTTTTTGAACTTCCGGGTGACGGTGCTCGGGGAAGTCCTGAGACCCAGCACCATCAACGTCACCAGCGAGCGCATCTCCATCCTGGAGGCCCTGGGGCTGGCCGGCGACCTGACGGTCTATGCGAAAAGGGACAACGTCCTGCTGATCCGGGAAGAGAACGGAGCCAAAATCGTCCGGCGGCTGAACCTGAACTCCCCGGATATCCTGACGTCACCTTATTACTATTTGAAAACGAATGATGTGATCTACGTAGAACCGAACAAGGCAAAAATCGCGAGCGCCGGCCGTTCCCAACAGCTGCTGCCGATTTTCCTGAGCGCCTTGTCCCTCTTGGCCATCATCGTCAGCTATTTTGTATTCAACCACAAGTAG
- the gmd gene encoding GDP-mannose 4,6-dehydratase, with product MKTALITGINGQDGAYLAELLLEKGYMVHGIKRRSSLINTDRIDHLYQDPHAPNVRFRLHYGDLTDSTNLIRIIQETQPDEIYNLGAMSHVKVSFDTPEYTANTDAIGTLRVLEAVRLLGMTHKTKIYQASTSELYGLVQEVPQKETTPFYPRSPYAVAKLYGYWITVNYREAYGMFACNGILFNHESPLRGETFVTRKITRAVAAIALGLQEKLYLGNLNARRDWGHAKDYVRAMWLMLQQDKPEDFVIATGVTTPIRDFVKMAFAEIGVDIVFKGEGVEEKGYVAASTNPDYLLQVGKEVVAVDPAYFRPTEVELLIGDPTKAKTKLGWTTEYDLPMLVKEMVASDLDIFKKDNKTQWEHLIG from the coding sequence ATGAAGACAGCACTGATCACCGGTATCAACGGCCAGGACGGAGCCTATCTGGCCGAACTTTTATTGGAAAAGGGATATATGGTCCACGGCATCAAGCGCCGGTCTTCCCTGATCAATACGGACCGCATCGACCACCTGTACCAGGACCCGCATGCGCCGAACGTCCGGTTCAGGCTGCACTACGGGGACCTGACGGATTCCACGAACCTGATCCGCATCATACAGGAAACACAGCCGGATGAAATTTACAACCTGGGGGCCATGAGCCACGTCAAGGTGAGCTTTGACACACCGGAATACACGGCCAATACGGACGCGATCGGCACCCTCCGGGTCCTGGAAGCGGTCCGTCTCCTGGGGATGACCCACAAGACAAAGATCTACCAGGCCTCGACCTCGGAGTTGTACGGGCTGGTCCAGGAGGTTCCCCAAAAGGAAACGACGCCGTTTTACCCGCGCAGCCCGTACGCGGTGGCGAAGTTGTACGGCTACTGGATCACGGTGAACTACCGGGAGGCCTACGGCATGTTTGCCTGCAATGGCATTTTGTTTAACCACGAAAGTCCTTTGCGCGGGGAAACCTTCGTCACGAGAAAAATTACCCGGGCGGTGGCTGCCATTGCACTGGGGCTTCAGGAGAAGCTGTACTTAGGGAACCTGAACGCCCGCCGCGACTGGGGGCACGCCAAGGACTACGTCCGCGCGATGTGGCTCATGCTGCAACAGGACAAACCCGAGGACTTTGTCATTGCCACGGGCGTCACCACACCGATCCGGGACTTTGTAAAGATGGCGTTTGCCGAAATCGGCGTCGACATTGTCTTTAAAGGCGAAGGAGTGGAGGAAAAAGGATATGTGGCGGCGTCGACCAACCCCGACTACCTGCTGCAGGTAGGGAAAGAAGTTGTTGCCGTAGACCCGGCCTATTTCCGCCCCACGGAAGTCGAACTCCTCATCGGGGACCCCACCAAGGCCAAAACCAAGCTGGGGTGGACAACCGAATACGACCTGCCGATGCTCGTCAAGGAAATGGTGGCGAGCGATCTGGACATCTTCAAAAAAGACAACAAAACACAGTGGGAGCACCTTATCGGATAA
- the fcl gene encoding GDP-L-fucose synthase, whose protein sequence is MEKDAKIYIAGHRGMVGGAILRHLQTQGYKNLLTRTSKDLDLRNQQAVADFFDKERPAYVFLAAAKVGGILANNTYRGEFLYDNLIIEANIIEAARRYSTTKLMFLGSSCIYPKLAPQPLKESYLLTGPLEETNEPYAIAKIAGIKLCEAYRDQYGCNFISVMPTNLYGKGDNYDLQKSHVLPALIRKFHEAKVKGDKEVVIWGTGTPKREFLYADDLAEACVFLMNEYDGKELVNVGTGEDLSIKELAELVAKVVGFEGALTFDTTKPDGTPRKLMDVSKLHALGWRHQVELPEGIRLSYEDFLQHKDNTVKATGVA, encoded by the coding sequence ATGGAAAAAGACGCAAAGATTTACATCGCGGGGCACCGGGGCATGGTCGGCGGAGCCATTCTGAGGCACCTGCAAACACAAGGTTATAAAAACCTGCTGACGCGGACCTCCAAAGACCTGGACCTGCGGAACCAACAGGCTGTTGCCGACTTTTTCGACAAGGAACGCCCCGCCTACGTCTTCCTGGCCGCCGCCAAAGTGGGGGGCATCCTGGCCAACAATACCTACCGGGGAGAATTCCTCTACGACAACCTCATCATCGAAGCGAACATCATCGAAGCGGCGCGCCGATATAGTACAACAAAACTGATGTTCCTGGGCAGCTCGTGTATCTACCCGAAACTGGCGCCCCAGCCCCTGAAGGAAAGCTACCTGCTCACGGGTCCGCTGGAGGAAACCAACGAACCTTACGCGATCGCCAAGATCGCGGGGATCAAATTGTGTGAAGCCTATCGCGACCAATACGGATGTAATTTCATCAGCGTCATGCCGACGAACCTGTACGGAAAGGGAGACAACTATGACCTGCAAAAGTCACACGTCCTCCCGGCCCTGATCCGGAAGTTCCACGAGGCGAAGGTCAAGGGCGACAAAGAGGTGGTGATCTGGGGCACGGGCACGCCCAAACGCGAATTCCTCTACGCGGACGACCTGGCCGAAGCCTGCGTTTTCCTGATGAACGAATACGACGGGAAGGAACTGGTCAACGTCGGCACCGGTGAAGACCTGAGCATTAAGGAACTCGCGGAGCTGGTCGCCAAAGTGGTCGGGTTCGAAGGCGCATTAACCTTCGACACCACCAAGCCGGACGGCACCCCGCGCAAACTCATGGACGTGTCGAAGCTGCACGCCTTGGGCTGGCGTCACCAGGTGGAACTCCCCGAGGGCATCCGCCTTTCGTACGAAGATTTTTTACAACACAAAGACAATACTGTAAAAGCAACTGGAGTCGCATGA
- a CDS encoding UpxY family transcription antiterminator, which translates to MNLIQGSGGAWYALYTRPRSEKKAAATLSARGITVYCPIQKVRKRWHDRYKIVEEPVFRSYVFVRIRPEERSAVLSDNNIITFVLHCGKPAVIQDREMEGVRTFLETYQDWELRVETNDRVRIDEGPFADYTGIIVRKTKKKASIRLELLNAYLVAEFNDTQYSKV; encoded by the coding sequence ATGAACCTTATCCAAGGCAGCGGCGGCGCTTGGTATGCACTGTATACCCGGCCCCGTTCCGAAAAGAAGGCTGCTGCCACCTTATCCGCCCGGGGCATTACGGTGTACTGCCCGATCCAGAAGGTCCGCAAACGCTGGCACGACCGCTACAAGATAGTGGAGGAGCCCGTTTTCCGCTCTTATGTCTTTGTGCGGATCCGTCCGGAGGAGCGGTCTGCTGTCCTTTCTGATAACAATATTATTACCTTCGTGCTCCACTGCGGCAAACCGGCCGTGATACAGGACCGGGAGATGGAGGGGGTACGTACGTTCCTGGAAACCTACCAGGACTGGGAGCTACGGGTGGAGACGAACGACAGGGTCCGTATCGACGAAGGTCCTTTTGCAGACTATACAGGCATCATCGTACGCAAAACGAAGAAAAAGGCGAGCATCCGCCTGGAGCTGTTGAATGCCTACCTGGTGGCTGAGTTTAATGATACCCAGTACAGCAAAGTATAG
- a CDS encoding SRPBCC family protein: MTLIKRILWVLAALLLLIILVSFFLPGTVHVERAKVIKAPPATVFSVVNNLRTYNDWMPWNRKDPNMHQTFGDKDSGQGASYSWTSTDKEVGNGTLTITESVPDKKVVTALDFGDMGTSMGGWNLSPVDSGTMVVWYMDSKMTGKNVFYSLVGKYMGLFMDKMVGPDFEQGLDSLKSISERAGVTRTPVIKLDTMTVHAMTILYISDSAATSGEISKKLAGIYGQELAAFIAGNHLKMTGPPMAWYSGDQFPLLFDAGVPVDRTPDATEGRVRIRKTVAGPALVAHFWGPYELDPLGYKALADTLRQSRRKAAGMAYEVYVGDPGVEKDPYKVQTDIVQPVH, encoded by the coding sequence ATGACTCTGATTAAACGCATCTTGTGGGTCCTCGCCGCCCTCCTTTTACTGATTATCCTCGTCTCCTTTTTCCTCCCCGGTACAGTGCACGTCGAACGCGCGAAGGTGATCAAAGCGCCCCCGGCCACGGTGTTTAGCGTGGTGAACAACCTGCGCACCTACAACGACTGGATGCCCTGGAACCGGAAAGATCCCAATATGCACCAGACGTTTGGGGATAAGGATTCCGGGCAGGGGGCGTCGTACAGTTGGACGAGCACGGACAAGGAGGTGGGGAACGGGACCCTGACCATTACCGAAAGCGTCCCGGACAAAAAGGTAGTCACGGCCCTGGACTTTGGGGACATGGGGACGTCCATGGGGGGGTGGAACCTGTCGCCGGTGGATAGCGGGACGATGGTCGTCTGGTATATGGACTCAAAAATGACGGGCAAAAACGTATTTTATTCCCTGGTGGGTAAATATATGGGGTTGTTCATGGACAAAATGGTGGGCCCGGACTTCGAACAGGGGCTGGACAGCCTGAAAAGCATTTCGGAGCGGGCCGGTGTCACCCGTACCCCGGTCATCAAACTCGATACCATGACAGTCCATGCGATGACCATATTATATATATCCGATTCGGCGGCCACCAGCGGGGAAATATCCAAAAAGCTGGCAGGGATCTACGGCCAGGAGCTGGCAGCCTTTATCGCGGGGAACCACCTGAAGATGACCGGCCCGCCCATGGCGTGGTACTCCGGGGACCAGTTCCCGCTCCTTTTTGACGCGGGTGTCCCCGTGGACAGGACGCCCGACGCCACCGAGGGCCGGGTCAGGATCCGCAAGACGGTGGCGGGCCCGGCGCTCGTGGCCCATTTCTGGGGGCCTTATGAGCTGGACCCCCTGGGGTATAAGGCCCTGGCGGACACGCTCCGGCAAAGTCGCCGGAAGGCCGCGGGCATGGCGTACGAGGTCTATGTGGGCGACCCGGGGGTCGAAAAAGATCCTTATAAGGTCCAAACCGATATTGTCCAGCCGGTCCACTGA
- a CDS encoding KdsC family phosphatase, translating into MNILELFQPIRAFAFDMDGVLTDGGVLVLEDGQQVRRMHTRDGYALQLAIRRGYHVVVISGGNSAAARLRLTKLGITDVHMSIDDKLAVLQQYMAERSLAPHEVLYMGDDIPDLQPMEAVGLPCCPADAATEILRVSKYISPVKGGEGCVRDVIEKVLKLNDDWATDHTPASK; encoded by the coding sequence ATGAACATTCTGGAACTGTTTCAGCCCATCCGGGCTTTTGCCTTTGATATGGACGGCGTCCTCACCGACGGAGGCGTTTTGGTACTGGAAGACGGACAGCAGGTCCGCCGGATGCACACCCGGGACGGCTATGCCCTCCAGCTCGCCATCCGCCGCGGCTACCACGTCGTGGTGATTTCCGGGGGGAACTCCGCCGCCGCCCGTCTCCGCCTCACCAAGCTCGGCATTACCGACGTCCACATGAGCATCGACGACAAACTGGCCGTCCTGCAACAATACATGGCCGAACGCAGCCTGGCGCCCCACGAGGTCCTCTATATGGGGGACGACATCCCTGACCTCCAGCCCATGGAAGCCGTCGGGCTGCCCTGCTGCCCCGCCGACGCCGCCACCGAAATCCTCCGGGTGTCCAAGTACATCTCCCCGGTAAAGGGGGGGGAGGGGTGTGTCCGCGATGTGATCGAGAAAGTTTTGAAGCTAAATGACGACTGGGCAACGGACCACACACCGGCGAGTAAGTAG
- a CDS encoding geranylgeranylglycerol-phosphate geranylgeranyltransferase: MQTLKAFFRLIRWPNLVIVVLTQFLFYYCVMRPAYTGSGWYPSLGWGRLGLLSFAFMAMAAAGYIINDYFDLNIDLVNKPDRLVVDKYISRRWAIWWHGFLSLIGIVISTYLGFVLKFYLLGLLNLAAVVLLFLYSVSLKRQLLSGNIVVSVLTAWAIGVLLAIGVNDDLLHHLGILPGADPAKPGVNYARFARIGVLYCSFSFIISMIREVIKDMEDTEGDARYGCRTLPIAWGFTTAKVFTGTWIVVLLGALAIVVIYVLQFHMWLSAAYCFFAIIVPLLSVFRGLIRATSSRDFHRLSSLVKVIMLTGILSLLFFKYYA; the protein is encoded by the coding sequence ATGCAAACCCTCAAGGCATTTTTCCGGTTGATCCGGTGGCCCAATCTCGTCATTGTCGTCCTCACCCAGTTCCTGTTCTACTACTGTGTGATGCGGCCCGCCTATACTGGCTCGGGCTGGTATCCCTCGCTCGGTTGGGGACGGCTCGGCCTGCTCAGCTTCGCCTTTATGGCCATGGCCGCCGCGGGCTATATCATCAACGACTATTTCGACCTCAACATAGACCTCGTCAACAAACCCGACCGCCTCGTCGTTGACAAATACATCAGCCGCCGCTGGGCCATCTGGTGGCACGGCTTCCTGTCGCTGATCGGGATCGTCATCAGCACCTACCTCGGGTTCGTCCTCAAGTTCTACCTGCTGGGGCTGTTGAACCTCGCCGCCGTGGTCCTGCTTTTTCTCTATTCCGTATCCCTGAAGCGGCAACTCCTTAGCGGGAACATCGTCGTGTCCGTGCTCACCGCCTGGGCCATCGGCGTACTCCTCGCCATCGGCGTCAACGACGACCTCCTCCACCACCTCGGCATCCTCCCCGGGGCCGACCCCGCCAAACCCGGCGTCAACTATGCCCGGTTTGCCCGGATCGGTGTCCTCTATTGCTCTTTTTCCTTCATCATATCGATGATCCGCGAGGTCATCAAGGACATGGAAGACACCGAGGGCGACGCCCGGTACGGCTGCCGGACCCTCCCCATCGCCTGGGGGTTTACCACCGCCAAGGTCTTTACGGGTACCTGGATCGTCGTCCTGCTCGGGGCCCTCGCCATCGTCGTGATCTATGTCCTCCAGTTCCACATGTGGCTGAGCGCGGCGTACTGCTTTTTTGCGATCATCGTTCCGCTCTTGTCCGTCTTCCGCGGGCTGATCCGCGCCACTTCCTCCCGCGACTTCCACCGGCTCAGCTCGCTGGTCAAGGTCATCATGCTCACGGGTATCCTGTCACTTCTTTTCTTCAAATACTATGCTTGA
- a CDS encoding Maf family protein, whose translation MLEPIILASQSPRRRQLLEWAEVAFDVVVPSTDESYPSGMAASEVPVFIARQKALAVQSFLTSSSTPLPFDGLATERSAFLAGIRKRIVMAADTVVVLGEEIIGKPRDRDDAIAILMRLSGQEHRVITGVCCRRGDRELSFSDTTRVLFHPLTEAQIAFYVDKYRPYDKAGAYAIQEWIGVVGIKSVDGDFYNVMGLPVSRVVRTLSAL comes from the coding sequence ATGCTTGAGCCCATCATCCTCGCTTCCCAGTCGCCTCGCCGCCGCCAGCTTTTGGAATGGGCGGAGGTGGCGTTTGACGTTGTCGTGCCGTCTACCGATGAGTCCTATCCTTCCGGGATGGCGGCTTCCGAAGTGCCTGTGTTTATTGCGCGACAGAAGGCGCTCGCGGTGCAGTCTTTCCTGACGTCCTCTTCCACGCCGTTGCCTTTTGACGGGCTGGCGACCGAGCGGTCTGCGTTTCTCGCGGGGATCCGGAAGCGGATCGTGATGGCGGCGGATACCGTCGTTGTCCTTGGGGAAGAGATTATTGGGAAGCCGCGGGATCGCGACGACGCCATTGCCATTCTTATGCGGCTGTCCGGGCAGGAACACCGCGTCATCACGGGCGTCTGCTGCCGTCGCGGCGACCGGGAACTATCCTTTTCAGATACGACCCGCGTGCTTTTTCACCCCCTGACGGAGGCCCAGATCGCCTTTTATGTCGATAAGTACCGGCCTTATGACAAGGCGGGGGCTTACGCCATACAGGAATGGATCGGGGTCGTCGGGATCAAGTCCGTGGACGGGGATTTTTACAATGTGATGGGGTTGCCGGTCAGCAGGGTGGTCCGTACTTTATCGGCACTGTAA
- a CDS encoding OsmC family protein: MTSTVTYEGDLRTIAQHLQSGSGIETDAPTDNQGKGERFSPTDLVATALGSCMMTIMGIKARDLGVDLRGLKIDITKHMAADPRRISGIDVGLHFPPELSLDDKQRVILERAALTCPVMQSIHPDIKVNTSFSY; encoded by the coding sequence ATGACTTCCACGGTAACATACGAAGGCGACCTCCGCACTATCGCCCAACACCTCCAAAGCGGCAGCGGCATTGAAACCGACGCCCCCACCGACAACCAGGGCAAAGGCGAACGCTTCTCCCCCACCGACCTCGTCGCCACAGCCCTCGGCAGTTGCATGATGACCATCATGGGCATCAAAGCACGCGACCTGGGCGTCGACCTCCGCGGTCTGAAAATCGACATTACCAAACACATGGCGGCGGATCCCCGGCGCATCAGCGGGATCGACGTGGGGCTCCATTTTCCCCCGGAGTTAAGCCTGGATGACAAACAGCGCGTGATCCTGGAACGGGCGGCGCTGACCTGTCCGGTGATGCAGAGTATACATCCGGATATAAAGGTAAATACGAGTTTTTCCTACTAG